One genomic window of Salvia miltiorrhiza cultivar Shanhuang (shh) chromosome 4, IMPLAD_Smil_shh, whole genome shotgun sequence includes the following:
- the LOC131020413 gene encoding ABC transporter G family member STR2-like: MKNGDGRRPDMVIDIGKPVKLTGGLEFSALTYTVIKKAKDLNGRWQKKEVDLLHHITGYAPKGCITAVMGPSGAGKSTFLDALAGRIASGSLMGRVSLDGADVSPSLIKRTSAYIMQEDRLFPMLTVYETLMFAADFRLGSISRDDKRQRVENLIQQLGLSSSRNTYIGDEGTRGVSGGERRRVSIGVDIIHGPSLLFLDEPTSGLDSTSAHSVIEKVLDIARSGSTVILTIHQPSSRIQLLLDHMIILARGQLVYQGPPKDVALHLHRMSRQLPKGENAIEYFIDVVQEYDQSAFGVEAMAEFALTGVKPPPLAEDHAPPPLEGHGKRTNKRLPLQTGTKDSFDHSVRSPWNNTSRSWSTSQSMIYTPTRNYTDRNRASASPGGYYTSSSDIVRGTPTPHSSDYTVNEDDYITHSSIHGEGGGGYYLGPKFANSFIPEMWILMRRNFTSIRRTPELFLSRLVVLTVMGIMMGTMFLKPKDDPQGITNRLSFFIFTVCLFFFSSNDAVPAFIQERFIFVRETSHNAYRASSYTLAGLITYLPFLALQAAVYAAIVWFPLQLQGQFAYFLLVLYMSLLSTNSFVVFVSSVVPNYILGYAAVIAFTALFFLFCGYFLDSKDIPGYWKWMHYVSTMTYPYEGLIMNEYRTSDKFGGISGDTILKSLGIDIGNNLKWQKLYWMAGWAVVYRLLFYIVLRFFSKNQRS, from the exons ATGAAGAACGGAGACGGCCGTCGTCCCGACATGGTGATCGACATCGGGAAGCCGGTGAAGCTCACGGGGGGCCTCGAGTTCTCCGCCCTCACCTACACGGTCATCAAGAAGGCCAAGGATCTCAACGGCCGGTGGCAGAAGAAGGAGGTCGATTTGCTGCACCACATCACTGGCTACGCCCCAAAAGGCTGCATCACCGCCGTCATGGGCCCCAGCGGCGCCGGCAAGTCCACCTTCCTCGACGCTCTCGCCGGCAGAATCGCCAGCGGGAGCTTGATGGGGAGGGTGTCCTTGGACGGCGCCGACGTCAGCCCTAGCTTGATCAAGCGCACCTCCGCTTACATCATGCAGGAAGATCGCCTCTTTCCCATGCTCACCGTTTACGAGACGCTCATGTTCGCCGCCGATTTCCGCCTCGGCTCCATTTCCAGAGACGACAAGAGGCAGCGCGTCGAGAATTTGATCCAACAGCTCGGTTTATCC TCTTCGAGGAATACCTACATCGGCGACGAAGGGACGAGGGGGGTCTCCGGCGGGGAGCGACGGCGCGTGTCGATCGGAGTGGACATCATCCACGGACCGTCCCTGCTGTTCCTGGACGAGCCGACTTCGGGGCTGGACTCGACGAGCGCGCACAGCGTGATCGAGAAGGTGCTGGACATAGCTCGATCGGGAAGCACCGTGATTCTCACGATTCACCAGCCGTCGTCGCGGATTCAGCTGTTGTTGGACCACATGATCATCCTGGCTCGAGGCCAGCTGGTGTACCAGGGCCCGCCTAAAGATGTGGCGCTCCATCTCCACCGCATGAGCCGTCAGCTGCCCAAGGGCGaaaacgccatcgagtacttcATCGATGTGGTGCAGGAGTATGACCAATCTGCCTTTGGAGTCGAGGCCATGGCGGAGTTCGCTCTCACCGGAGTTAAGCCGCCGCCACTGGCCGAGGACCACGCGCCGCCGCCCCTTGAGGGTCACGGAAAAAGGACTAACAAACGCCTTCCTTTGCAGACAGGAACTAAAGATAGTTTTGACCACAGTGTGAGAAGCCCATGGAATAATACGTCCAGATCATGGAGTACTAGCCAATCAATGATCTATACACCCACAAGAAATTATACAGATAGAAATCGAGCCAG CGCATCTCCCGGCGGATACTACACGAGCTCGAGCGACATCGTGCGCGGCACACCAACGCCGCACAGCAGCGACTACACCGTGAACGAAGACGACTACATAACTCACAGCAGCATCCACGGCGAGGGCGGCGGGGGCTACTACCTCGGCCCCAAGTTCGCGAACTCGTTCATCCCGGAGATGTGGATACTGATGCGGCGCAACTTCACCAGCATCCGGCGCACGCCGGAGCTGTTCCTCTCCCGGCTGGTGGTCCTGACGGTGATGGGGATCATGATGGGCACCATGTTCTTGAAACCGAAGGACGACCCGCAGGGGATCACCAACCGCCTCAGCTTCTTCATCTTCACCGTCtgcctcttcttcttctcctccaaCGACGCCGTCCCGGCCTTCATCCAGGAGCGCTTCATCTTCGTGCGGGAGACCTCCCACAACGCGTACCGCGCCTCCTCCTACACCCTGGCGGGGCTCATCACCTACCTCCCCTTCCTGGCCCTGCAGGCCGCCGTCTACGCCGCCATCGTGTGGTTCCCGCTCCAGCTCCAAGGCCAGTTCGCCTACTTCCTCCTCGTGCTCTACATGTCGCTGCTCTCCACCAACTCCTTCGTGGTGTTCGTGAGCTCCGTGGTGCCCAACTACATCCTGGGATACGCGGCCGTGATCGCCTTCACGGcgctcttcttcctcttctgcgGCTACTTCCTGGACAGCAAGGACATCCCGGGATACTGGAAGTGGATGCACTACGTCTCCACCATGACTTACCCCTACGAGGGACTCATCATGAACGAATACCGGACCTCCGATAAGTTCGGCGGGATTTCCGGCGATACCATCTTGAAATCGCTGGGGATTGATATCGGCAACAATTTGAAGTGGCAGAAGCTGTATTGGATGGCGGGCTGGGCTGTTGTTTATAGGCTGCTTTTCTATATTGTTTTGCGTTTCTTTTCTAAGAACCAAAGATCTTAA
- the LOC131020412 gene encoding protein DMR6-LIKE OXYGENASE 2-like: MAIPTVDISPFLKNGDDHGKEKAKDVIKEACSDYGFFQITNHGVPLHLIDQAIQLSRTFFALSDQEKLKYSPASAAPLPAGYSKQPAHSPDKNEYLLMFQPQSGFNVLPPHFRDVAEELFLQLRQIGQLIEQIVNDCLGLPADFLKEYNRDRSWDFMVALRYFPASEDGNNGLLEHEDGNVVTFVIQDEVGGLEVKKDGDWIPVVPAQGNIVVNLGDVVQVLSNKKFKSATHRVVRVGERRRHSIAFFYTIEGDKWVAPLPQFTAEIGEAAKYRGFAYKEYQAMRMRNKTHPPARPQDAITISHYAISQ; this comes from the exons ATGGCTATTCCAACAGTAGATATTTCTCCTTTCTTGAAAAACGGCGACGACCATGGCAAGGAAAAGGCCAAAGACGTGATCAAAGAGGCGTGCTCCGACTACGGCTTCTTCCAGATCACAAACCACGGCGTACCCCTCCACCTCATCGACCAAGCCATCCAACTCTCTAGAACCTTCTTCGCCCTCTCCGACCAAGAGAAGCTCAAATACAGCCCCGCATCGGCCGCGCCTCTCCCCGCCGGTTACAGCAAGCAGCCCGCCCATTCGCCCGATAAAAACGAGTACCTCTTGATGTTCCAGCCCCAATCCGGCTTCAACGTCTTGCCTCCTCATTTCAG GGATGTTGCGGAGGAGCTGTTCCTGCAACTCAGGCAGATCGGACAGCTTATAGAGCAAATCGTGAACGATTGCCTGGGTTTGCCGGCCGATTTCCTCAAGGAATACAATCGCGACCGGAGCTGGGATTTCATGGTGGCACTGCGCTACTTTCCGGCGTCGGAGGATGGAAACAACGGCCTGCTCGAGCACGAAGATGGAAATGTCGTCACTTTCGTGATCCAGGATGAAGTGGGAGGGCTGGAAGTGAAGAAAGATGGGGACTGGATCCCGGTTGTTCCTGCTCAGGGCAACATCGTCGTCAACTTAGGCGACGTCGTTCAG GTGTTGAGCAACAAGAAGTTCAAGAGTGCTACACACAGAGTTGTGCGAGTTGGAGAGAGGCGGCGGCACTCGATTGCGTTTTTCTACACGATCGAGGGGGATAAGTGGGTGGCGCCGCTGCCGCAGTTCACGGCGGAGATCGGGGAGGCGGCCAAGTACAGGGGATTCGCGTACAAGGAGTATCAGGCGATGAGGATGAGGAACAAGACTCATCCGCCTGCCAGGCCTCAAGATGCCATCACCATCTCTCACTACGCCATTTCTCAATAA